In Candidatus Poribacteria bacterium, the sequence GTCCCAGAGGCAGCTTGCCGTAGAGCTGGAGGTCACGCAGGACCGCGTCGGGGGAGCGCCCGAAGAAATCGGTGTACTCGTACTTGAGCTTCGCTTGGATCGCGCGGGAATCGTCCGCGGGGGTGGCGCTGTCGTTCAGCCGGACATCGGTGAGCCCTATCGCCTGTGAGCGCTCGCGAAGCGTCGCTGCAAGACGTCGATAGGCTTTGCTCAGTGCCTCCGCTGACTTGGACGCCGGTTTGTCCAGCAGGAACTCGAACCCGCCGTCGACCGACACCGGCTTCGGGATGCCCTGTGAACCCTGAAGGTCAGCCGGCAGGTGTCCGTACATCGGTCCATAGAACGAAGGAACGCTCGGCAGGACGTAGACCCCGGACAAGAGCACCACGAACAGGATGACGCCGATTCGCCACCACCGCACACGTTCCATAGAACCGGTATCCTTCGTTTCGATTGGGCACAGAGGCGGGGCACAACGATTCCGTGGCAATCCGCTGTCCGAGACCGCAACAAAGGTATCCGAGCCCTGCCCACTTGTCAAGCATCGCGCGGCTTCAGGCGCATGTTGGGTTCACGTCCACTGCTGTCGATAGAGCTGCACTTGGTACGGGTGTCGTGTGATTTCGACGCGGACCGACGTGCGCTTGCCATGGTGGTCTCGCAACACGAGCGGAGCGCTCATCTTGCTGTGCAGTTCCACGCTGCCCGAGTCGAAGTAGAGCCATATGGACTGCGTCGCGAAGGGCGCGATCCGGTAGTCGATGCCGCGGTAGTAGTGATCGTGCGACGGGAAAGGGAGCGGATGGCTCGTGTTCTTGCCCTCCAGCAGGATGGGCGAGACGACCTCCTTCGGCGCGTACCCGCTAAATCGCACGCTGACGAGTCGGATCTCCGTCCCGCCGCGATTGTGGAGCCGCAGGCTGATGACTGCTGCGAGCCGATGGTTGTCGTCGCGATGGACGAACCACGAGTCGTCCGGCACGATCTCAGCAGTCAAGCCGACGATCTCGACCTTCTTCCGGTACAGCCGGATGAACCACAGGAAACCCAACACCGCAGCCACGGACGCGAGCCCGTTGGGCGTCATGAGCAGACGGAACGCATACGCGATGTATGCGGGGATGTCCATCATCGTTCTGACCTATACCTCCTGGGCTTTCCCGACCATCGGGACGAACCGCACCCCCACGATCGACTCCGCCTCGAGCCCGGTGGCGACGCGGCGGATGCGCCGGAGGTCCTGCACGTAGTCACCGATTGGGGCGATGGCGCATGCCCCGATACACAGTTGCCTCCCCAGGCTTTCGGGGAACCGACGCGGCGCGGCTGTGACCAAGATGCCGTCGAACGGCGCGTGCGCCTCCCACCCATCGGCTCCATCGTCGGTTCGAAACTGGATGTTCGTGTATCCGAGCGAGGCGAGCCGCTCCTGCGCCGACGTAGCCAGAGATGGTATCACCTCGATCGTGTACACCTGCGACGCGAGCTCGGCGAGAATGGCAGTCTGGTAGCCGCTACCGGTGCCGATCTCCAAGACGCGCTCAGAGCCCGAGAGCTCCAACAACTGCGTCATCAGAGCGACGATGTAGGGCTGCGAGATCGTCTGACAGGAGCCGATGGACAGAGGGCGGTCTTCGTACGCGCGAGCCATCAGCGCGGTGGGTACGAAACGCTCTCGCGGGACACGTCGGAAGGCATCGAGAACGCGGACGTCCCAGATGTCGCGGTTCGCCAACTGGGTTCGCACCATCAGTTCGCGTTGGGTGCTGAAGTCGGACTCCGATGCCATGGGATCACTCAGTCCGATACGGTCCAAGGCAGCCAGGCGTACGCCCGCGGACGCGTGAGAGACCTGATCGTCCGGTTCCATGCGAGGCTGGCGATGCCATCCAGCGGCGACGCGCTCGATCGCCTGAGTCCAAGCAAGCCGCCCATGTCCAAGCGTTCCAGCCATGTCGGCTTCGGCAGCGACTTGACGGTCATCAGGCGGTCCGCTCGGATCCCTGCCAGTTCCTTCGCGGAAGCAATCGCCTCGCTCATCCCGCCGAGCTCGTCGATCAGACCGCGCTCGACCGCCTGTTTGCCCGTCCAAACGCGCCCCTGCGCGACCTCGTGCACCTCGTCTCGGGTCATCTCTCTGCCCGCCGCGACGCGGTCGAGAAACTGCTCGTAGAGCGTGCCAACCTGCTCTTTCAGCACGTCGCGTCCCGCGTCCGTGAGCGGGGCGTACTCGCTGTACAGGTCCGAGTTGGCGCCGCGCTTCAGTGCGTGCTGATCGACGCCGATCCGGGACAGCAGCCGGTGGACTGACATGCGACCGGAGAAGACGCCGATCGATCCCGTCACGCTCGCGGGCTCGGCGATGATGCGGTCCGTCCCCGACGCCAGGTAGTACGCGCCCGAGCCCCCCATCCCACGGATCCGGGCGACGACGGGCTTGTGCTCGCGCGCGTCCTTCACGGCTCGCCACATGGTTTCCGATGCCGTCACCAGCCCGCCGCCGCTCTCAATGTCGAGTACAATCGCTCGGATATCCCCGTCGCTTCCGGCGTCGCGGATCGCGGAACTCACCGTGTCAGCGCCGACGAAGCGAGAGCCCGTCAGCGGATTGTAGATCGTCTCACCGTCGATCATCACGCCTTCGACGCGCACGATCGCAATGCCCGGAGGGGGCTGGGACCAGTCACGAGGAGCCTCGCTGATCACGCTGTAGTCGGGAGCCGTGACCCACTGCGCCCCGGCGAACCTCGCTCGAAGCGTCTTCTCCGCCTCGTCAGGCGTCGCCAGCCCATCGACCAGACGCGCGGACACCGCTCGGTTCCCCAGATACGGGCCCTCGTCGATGAGTCTCCGAACCGACTCGACCTCGACCCCACGGGCGTCGGCGATGCCTCGCGTCACCTGATCGTAGAGATCGTCCAGCAACTCGTTCATATTCGCGAGCACAGCGTCTGACGGCTCGTCGCGCGTGAACGGTTCGGTGCCGGATTTGTACTCGCCGATGCGCTCGAGCTGCGCGTCGACGCCGAAACGCTCCATCGCGTTCTTGTAGTAGAGCGTGTCCGCGTAGAGTCCGACCAGCTCGATCTCGCCGATGGGATCGAGAAGGATCGTGTCGGCGACTGTCGCGAGCCAGTAGCCCCCGGTTCCCGTGTGGCGGATGTAGGCGGCGGTCGAGACTCCCTTCGCGCGGAGTTCGTTGAGTTGCGCCCGGAACTCCTGCCAGCCGGCAAGGGGCATGCGCTCGCCGTCGAGCTTTACGATCACGGCGGATACGCGCGGATCGCGGCGGATACGCCAGTACGCGGTCTGCCACTGGTCGGGGGTCGTTACGACGGCATAGCGAGGTCGCGACACCACGTTCGCGGCGCGAGCGCGATGGAGCCTCAGGATACCCGCTTGGGCGACATGCTCTCCACCATCGAGGCGGGAGTGACTGCCGATCCCAAAGGTGTTGTAGTCGAACGCGACTCGCGCTTCGAACTGCCGGTCTCCGAACGCCGTGCCGGTCAGCCGTATGCCGCCGACCGGTTCGAGGGTGGCGCTGGCGAAGTACCGACGACGGTTCCATGCCGTTCGGAACGACTCGTCATCGGTCTTTCGCAGATCGAACGAGAGGGTGAGTCGGTTCGTGCCGGGACGCACGGCATAGCCGAAGTCGAAGGCGCGCTCCAGTCGGGAGCCGTCCAGCATCGGTCGGTTGACGTTGCGTGCGACGACACCGAGGGAGCTCCACCGTCGACGGAACAGTGCGCCGACATCCCAGATCACCAGGTCGTCGTGAAGCTCTCTCGCCTTGCCGCTGAACCCGCTGCGCAGCGCTCCCCAGTAGATGCCGCCGCCCAGGTGACTGCCGCCGGACAGCGTCGTCTTGCGGAACGACACTCGCTTCCCACCGATGATGTCGTGTCCGAACTCCAAGCCGATCCCACTGCCGTACAGCGACAAGAACAGCCCGTCGTCTTTGGCGAAATCGCCTTTCACGGTGCGGACGTAGGCGAAGTCAGGGCTCGGGTTCGCGTCGAGCGCGGCAGGATTGGCGACCGTCGCGAAAGCGCCGTCGACGCTGGCGACCGATTCGCGAGGTAAAAGAGTGGACAGGCGCGGCGCGCCGTCGAGGAACGGGGGAGACGCGCCGTGCACGGCTGTCGGCAGCCACGTGAGCAAGGCAGCGCACGCGGCTCTGACGACGACGCGGGAGGCGCGGTCGGCTCGAGGCATCAGTAGATCGATTCGATCACCGGGTCTCCGGAGAAGGCGCGGGCGTCGTGGAGGTCTCGGTCTTGGGCGTTGCCGGCAGGATCACGTAGATCTCTTCGTTAGGTCGGGCGTAGCCCTTCGCCCGCACCATGCGCTCCTGCGTCTGGCGATCCGTTCGGAGCTTGTGCACGTATTCGCGGGCGGCCTCCCGCTGGTGCGTGAGCCGCTCCAGCTCAGCTTCGCGAGCGGACTTGAGCGCCCGAGCCGCGCGGTAGGCGCGCACATCCCCAGCAAGACGGAAGCTCCACAACGCGAGAATCGCCAGCGAAACCGTAAGGACGACGACGTTTCGCCAGCGTGCCGACAGGCCCATGTGCCACAGCCTTCTTCGGAACCGATTGGGCAACCAACGCGACGATTATGGCGCAACGAGACGTCGATTCCAAGCCATGAACCGCGTCGCGCGACATCCACGGCAGACGGGTTCCCTAGCAATAACGGCGGAGCCCGAGCTCCTCGTTACCTGAATCAGCGCCCAAACGACGAGAGGCGGCTCGTCGAGCCGCCTCTCGTCTGTCGATGCTCGCATGCTGAGCTCGCGAGCCAGCTCTAGTGATGATGGTGAGCGTGACCATGACTCGCGGCGCCATCTGCCTTCTTCTCGGGAAGCTCAGCGATCGTCGCTTCCGTCGTCAGCACGAGACCCGCCACGCTGACTGCGTTCTGGAGCGCGACGCGCACCACCTTGGTCGGGTCGAGAATCCCGGCAGCCGGCAAATCTTCGTAACGACGCCTCGCGGCGTTGTATCCAAAGCCCCCGGAGCCGCCGGCGACCGTCGCCACGACAATGGACGGCTCATCGCCGGCATTGCGGGCGAGCTGTCGGAGCGGAGCCTCCAAAGAGCGCTCGATGATCCGCATGCCCGTGAGTAGGTCCTCACGCTGCCGGTCGCTCATCCTGGCGTCGCCCGCCGTGGTCTCGATCAGACTCGACACGGCGCCGCGAGCCCGAATCAGCGATACGCCCCCTCCGACGACCACGCCCTCCTCCACGGCTGCGCGGGTCGCGCTGAGCGCGTCTTCCACGCGAGCCTTGCGCTCCTTCATCTCGACTTCGGTGGCAGCGCCGACGTTGACCACCGCCACGCCTCCCGCGAGCTTGGCGAGCCGTTCCTGGAGCTTCTCACGGTCGTAGTCGGAGGTCGTCTCCTCGATCTGCTTGCGGATCTGCTGCTTCCGTCCCTCGATATCCTCGGATTTGCCCTTCCCGCGGATGACGGTCGTATTGTCCTTGTCTATGACGACGCGCTCCGCTTGGCCCAGCATTCCGAGGACGACGTTCTCCAGCCGGATACCCAGTTCCTCGGCGATCAACTGGCCTCCGGTCAACGTCGCCAGGTCCCGCAACATCTCCTTGCGCCGGTCGCCGAATCCGGGAGCCTTGACGGCACAGACCCGGAGGTTGCCTCGCAGCCGGTTCACGACGAGCGTCGAAAGCGCTTCTCCCTCGACATCCTCGGCGATGATGAGCAGCGGCCTGCCGACCTGAGCGATCTTCTCGAGAACCGGGAGCAGGTCGTTGAGCGCGCTCAGCTTCGACTGGTTGATCAGCAGGTAGGGGTTGTCCAGGACGCATTCGTTGCCGTCCTCGGTATTCACGAAGTAGCGTGAGATGAACCCCTTGTCGAACTGCATCCCCTCGACGACTTCGAGGGTCGTCTCGGCGGTCTTGCCCTCCTCGACCGTGATGACGCCCTCTGTGCCCACCTTCTCCAGCGCGTCGGCGATGTACCCGCCGATCGTCGCGTCGTGGTTCGAGGCGACCGTCGCAATCCGCTCGTAGTCCTCGCGGCCGTTCACAGGACGGCTCTGCCCCTTCAGCGATGCGACGACGGCTTCGCACGCCTTGTCGATGCCCCGCTTCAGGCTCATCGGATCCGCGCCTGCCGTGACGTTCTTGATCCCTTCCTGTAGGATCGCATACGCCATCGTCACGGCGCTGGTTGTGCCGTCGCCAGCGTCGTCGTTCGTCTTCGACGCGGCCGCCCGCAGTAGCTGGGCACCGATGTTCTCGTACTTGCCCGGAAGCTCGATCTCCTTGGCGACCGTGACGCCATCTTTGGTCACCGTTGGCGCGCCGTAGGACTTCTGCAGAACGACATTGCGGCCTCGAGGCCCGAGCGTCGTGCACACCGCGCGGCTCAGCGTTTCGGCGCCTTTCTTGATCCCAGCGCGCGCTTCGACATCGAACGCGATCTGCTTCGCCATACCGTTGACATCCTCCTGATACGCGCCCAGACAACGGCGGGCAACAGCCCGCCTGGACGGAACGCTCGCGACCTAGCCGACGATGGCGAGAATGTCCGACTCCCGCAGCACGAGGTACTCGGTTCCGTTGAGTTCGAACTCATTGCCGCCGTACTTGGCGAAGATAACGGTGTCGCCGACTTTGACGGACAGGGCGCGGCGTACGCCGTTCTCGTCCCGGCGTCCCGGACCCACCGCGATGACCTTCCCGAGCTGAGGCTGCTCTTTGGCGGTGTCCGGTACGATGATCGATCCGATGCGACTCTCCTCGACTTCCTGCCTCTCCACGCACACGTGATCGGAAAGCGGCTCCAGCGCCATGGTCGCTCGTCTCCTTGGTCCACAGTTGCCCATAGCCGATGCGAAATCGTCTTGCGCGTTAGCACTCGTGGGCAAAGAGTGCCAAACACGCTCCATGCTACCCGCCGGGAATCCGGCTTGTCAAGGCGATCCGCGCGACGGCAACTCCGTTGCGGCGAGCGCTCTGCCGAATTGGGGGATGCTAGCGGACGAACCTTGGCAGGCACCCGGCACGGCGCGACGGCTCAATGGGGGATCGCCCAGCGTGAAGGCAGCCAAGGCAATAGATCAGGATGAAGGCACGCCTTCGGACCCGACTCGCAACGCCCCCAACGCGTCGAGAACGCCCTGAAGATCGCTCTCCGGAAGCCGGCAAGATGAGCAATACAGTGGGTACAACGGCAACGAAGACATCACGATGCCCTCGACCGGATGGTTCTGACGGAGTGCAATCCACGAAGAGGGCCATCTCTCAGCATCGTGTCGGTCCACATCGGGGAAGGGAACCAGGACGCTCTCGCTCCCCGTCAAGGTGGGATCGGTCTGTATCCCGTAGCAGTCGAATCCGTAGTCTTCGAGTGTCCCGAGCGTGGAGAAAGCTGACTCGTTGAAGCCTCCAGGATGGTGCGCGTGGCCGACTTCGATGAGAACGCACGCCGTTTCCTTCGACCTCAGGAGGTCTGCCGCGCCGACGACGACCGCCGCCTCGAACCCTTCGACATCGATCTTGAAGACAATCGGCGGTCTGATATCCCGAGCGGAGAACATGCCGTCGAGTCGTCGCACTTCGACGGTCTCAAAGCCTTGTTCGTCCGCCTGACCCAAATCCCAGCCTCGCACGAAGGAGGCGCCGGTGCTATATCGGGACAGCAGCTCCTCGGAGTTCCTGTCGCCCAAGCCGATGCGATATGGCAGGATGACGCGATCCTTGCCGTTCCAGCCGATGTTGTGCTGTAGACAGCGAAAGTTGTCCTCCAACGGCTCGAACGCGATAACCTGGACGGGACGGGGCGAGTTGCAGGCGACCAAGAGGCTGAAATAGCCGATATTGGCGCCGATGTCGAAGAACGTGCCGCCGGCGTTTGTCGTCACCAGCACCAGGAACGTCTCCATCGGTTCGTAGGTCCGGATGTCGCCGTACCCGAGCAGTGCGAGCATAATGGCGTTGTGAGCCGGGCCCGAAAGGGCAAACCCGAACGGCGACTGGACCTGGGCGAGGGGCCACACGAGCGCCGAGGTCGCTTTGGTGACCACGCCAGCTCCGGCGGGATTCGCCAGCAGTTCGCGGTAGATACTACGCAGCAACGACAGACGCGGCATGTGAAACTTCCTCAAATGCAGCAGCCATCGGCATCGACTGTGAAATCAACGAGGACGGTTCGTCCGCGCGCACGTCAACGCGAGCAATGTCTGAGATGATACATCCGCGACCGACCGTCGTCACACGGTCGCGGAAGGCAGATCGACGAGCCCGCTTTGAGATCGCTGTGAGAGGCTTCCATGCAGAGGATTCAGTCAG encodes:
- a CDS encoding FkbM family methyltransferase, which codes for MPRLSLLRSIYRELLANPAGAGVVTKATSALVWPLAQVQSPFGFALSGPAHNAIMLALLGYGDIRTYEPMETFLVLVTTNAGGTFFDIGANIGYFSLLVACNSPRPVQVIAFEPLEDNFRCLQHNIGWNGKDRVILPYRIGLGDRNSEELLSRYSTGASFVRGWDLGQADEQGFETVEVRRLDGMFSARDIRPPIVFKIDVEGFEAAVVVGAADLLRSKETACVLIEVGHAHHPGGFNESAFSTLGTLEDYGFDCYGIQTDPTLTGSESVLVPFPDVDRHDAERWPSSWIALRQNHPVEGIVMSSLPLYPLYCSSCRLPESDLQGVLDALGALRVGSEGVPSS
- a CDS encoding protein-L-isoaspartate(D-aspartate) O-methyltransferase; protein product: MASESDFSTQRELMVRTQLANRDIWDVRVLDAFRRVPRERFVPTALMARAYEDRPLSIGSCQTISQPYIVALMTQLLELSGSERVLEIGTGSGYQTAILAELASQVYTIEVIPSLATSAQERLASLGYTNIQFRTDDGADGWEAHAPFDGILVTAAPRRFPESLGRQLCIGACAIAPIGDYVQDLRRIRRVATGLEAESIVGVRFVPMVGKAQEV
- the sppA gene encoding signal peptide peptidase SppA, which encodes MPRADRASRVVVRAACAALLTWLPTAVHGASPPFLDGAPRLSTLLPRESVASVDGAFATVANPAALDANPSPDFAYVRTVKGDFAKDDGLFLSLYGSGIGLEFGHDIIGGKRVSFRKTTLSGGSHLGGGIYWGALRSGFSGKARELHDDLVIWDVGALFRRRWSSLGVVARNVNRPMLDGSRLERAFDFGYAVRPGTNRLTLSFDLRKTDDESFRTAWNRRRYFASATLEPVGGIRLTGTAFGDRQFEARVAFDYNTFGIGSHSRLDGGEHVAQAGILRLHRARAANVVSRPRYAVVTTPDQWQTAYWRIRRDPRVSAVIVKLDGERMPLAGWQEFRAQLNELRAKGVSTAAYIRHTGTGGYWLATVADTILLDPIGEIELVGLYADTLYYKNAMERFGVDAQLERIGEYKSGTEPFTRDEPSDAVLANMNELLDDLYDQVTRGIADARGVEVESVRRLIDEGPYLGNRAVSARLVDGLATPDEAEKTLRARFAGAQWVTAPDYSVISEAPRDWSQPPPGIAIVRVEGVMIDGETIYNPLTGSRFVGADTVSSAIRDAGSDGDIRAIVLDIESGGGLVTASETMWRAVKDAREHKPVVARIRGMGGSGAYYLASGTDRIIAEPASVTGSIGVFSGRMSVHRLLSRIGVDQHALKRGANSDLYSEYAPLTDAGRDVLKEQVGTLYEQFLDRVAAGREMTRDEVHEVAQGRVWTGKQAVERGLIDELGGMSEAIASAKELAGIRADRLMTVKSLPKPTWLERLDMGGLLGLRRSSASPLDGIASLAWNRTIRSLTRPRAYAWLPWTVSD
- the groL gene encoding chaperonin GroEL; protein product: MAKQIAFDVEARAGIKKGAETLSRAVCTTLGPRGRNVVLQKSYGAPTVTKDGVTVAKEIELPGKYENIGAQLLRAAASKTNDDAGDGTTSAVTMAYAILQEGIKNVTAGADPMSLKRGIDKACEAVVASLKGQSRPVNGREDYERIATVASNHDATIGGYIADALEKVGTEGVITVEEGKTAETTLEVVEGMQFDKGFISRYFVNTEDGNECVLDNPYLLINQSKLSALNDLLPVLEKIAQVGRPLLIIAEDVEGEALSTLVVNRLRGNLRVCAVKAPGFGDRRKEMLRDLATLTGGQLIAEELGIRLENVVLGMLGQAERVVIDKDNTTVIRGKGKSEDIEGRKQQIRKQIEETTSDYDREKLQERLAKLAGGVAVVNVGAATEVEMKERKARVEDALSATRAAVEEGVVVGGGVSLIRARGAVSSLIETTAGDARMSDRQREDLLTGMRIIERSLEAPLRQLARNAGDEPSIVVATVAGGSGGFGYNAARRRYEDLPAAGILDPTKVVRVALQNAVSVAGLVLTTEATIAELPEKKADGAASHGHAHHHH
- a CDS encoding co-chaperone GroES, translating into MALEPLSDHVCVERQEVEESRIGSIIVPDTAKEQPQLGKVIAVGPGRRDENGVRRALSVKVGDTVIFAKYGGNEFELNGTEYLVLRESDILAIVG